The genomic stretch AACCGCGAAGAACTGATGATGGAGGTTTGGGGCTACAATGCCGATGTAAACACCCGTACGTTGGATATGCATATAGTGCGCCTGCGTAAAAAGATAGAGAACAACCCCGATTCGCCTACATACCTGCAAACGGTAAGGGGCATAGGGTATAAATTTGTTTATTAAGCAACATGGTTGCCATATAATAAAAAGAGAGCGATGTGTTTAACTCATCGCTCTCTTTTTATTATATACTACTAACTTGTATGGTCACAAACTATTTTCCAGCCATCAGGGAACTTTCTGAACCAAAGGGTAAAATAGCCCCCTATGCCGTCTTTTTGGCGTTTTATATCCCATTGGCCTAATACAAAGGCATCTTTACCGCCCAGCAGTTCAACCTTCATAATAGTAAAGGTAAGCTTACCCATAGCGGCTTTGTCGGGGTAGCCCCGCTTATAGCCATCCAGCGTTTGCTGCCAGCCGTAGTTTGGCCCGCGCTTGCTGATGAACATCAGCGAGTCTGATTTCCAGTAACCCTCCATAAAGCCGGGGATATCCCCCTTGTTCCAGGCGACCTCCTGGGTGCGCATCAGCTTGATGATGGCTTGTTTGTCCTGCGCCATGCAGCAGTACGATATAAGTAGCAAGAAGATGGGTAGCGTTGCTTTTTTCATACACTAATATAGTATCATTTCGTGATTTGCGGGTGCCGGCCGGCAATATTTTGGGGCGGTGTTTATTTATGCGGCCTTTATAAGCAAAAAATGCCTTTACAGCCAGTATGGGCCTAAACCTTTGCATTTTTGGCTGTAAATTATTCCATTATTTTGTTGGGGTATAGCTAAAATTTTCGTTTTTT from Inquilinus sp. KBS0705 encodes the following:
- a CDS encoding nuclear transport factor 2 family protein yields the protein MKKATLPIFLLLISYCCMAQDKQAIIKLMRTQEVAWNKGDIPGFMEGYWKSDSLMFISKRGPNYGWQQTLDGYKRGYPDKAAMGKLTFTIMKVELLGGKDAFVLGQWDIKRQKDGIGGYFTLWFRKFPDGWKIVCDHTS